The Heyndrickxia acidicola sequence AAATTGCTTTGCGTTTGTATTCCATCCCTCTTTTAAAAGATGATGAAGAAATGAAGGGATATTTAAAATGGATAAAAAAACAGCCTTCAAGTAAAACAGTGAGAACTAAGAAGAAGCGCAGAAAATAACCTTCAGATTACTGGAAACACTAAAAGATTAGTGCTATATTTATATAACAATTAAGCAGCAGCTCAATCTCATTAAGGGATTGAGTTTTTTGTATCAGGGTTTATCATAATTAGAGATCTATGTAAGGAATGTATTAAAATGAATAGGAAAATTAATTATATAAAAGATTGGCAAAAATCCCTCCAACTTGAAATTATGCATTTAAAAACAAAAGGAAGTACAAAATATCTTGTTAAAAATGGCAGGCTGGCAGCGAATGACGAAGTTTTTACCTATTATTTTGAATCGAATTTTCCTGTGCGGATTCCTGCTGGCTCTGCTATTCGTGTGGAATGGGGCTCAGCAAATATAGCCGGGCGAATACTATCTTCAGAAGGAGATGGCGTCATTCTCTCCATTAACCAAACGTTGGGGGATAAGGTTTCTCAGGCATTTATTCTTCATGATCCATGGGAGCTGCTTGAACAATTAATTATGCGGTTGGATGAAATAAAAAAAAGCAAGCAAAAGAGAATAAGAGTCAAAAGGCTAATGTATCCTACTATGGAACCAAAACATCCAACTATTGCTTTCAAAAGTGCGGCACACGAATTGCGTGTTAGATCAAAGTATAATCCAATCACTTATGTATGGGGCCCTCCTGGAACGGGAAAAACCTATACGCTGGCAAGGGCAGCAGCCAATCATTATTTTCTTCACAAAAAGGTACTTATCCTGTCTCATAGCAATCAGGCGGTGGATGTTTTAATGGCTGAATTGGCAGGATTCTTAAAACGAAAAAAGAGATTCATAGAAGGTGATATCCTTCGTTATGGATTTACAGGTGGAGAAGGCCTGGTTCATCATGAAGATATTACAATCACCCAATTAATCGAACACCAGCATCCATCACTTTCAAAAAATAAAAAGATATTGGAGTATGAGAGACAGCTTTTGAAAAAGGATTTATCTCTTTCTTTTAGCAGAAGAGATACCGAAGAACTATTGGAGGTAGAAGGAAAGCTGACAAGTGTGATGGAGAAAGTCAGGCAGAAGGAGCTTAAATTCGTAAAAAATGCCCTTGTGGTAGGGGCGACATTGGCAAAGGCAGCAAGTGATCCTGCCATATACGAAAGCCAGTTTGATATTGTCATCCTGGATGAGGCAAGTATGGCATATGTACCTCAGGCTGCTTTTGCTGCTTCTCTTGGAAAGCATACGATTATATGTGGTGACTTTAAACAGCTTTCTCCCATTGCTTCTTCCAACCATCCTCTTGTAAATCAATGGCTTCGGGAAGATATATTCCATAGTGCAGGTATTATAAATTCAGTAGCAAATGGCCATCTACATCCACATTTGTTTTTATTAAATGAACAAAGAAGAATGCATCCTGATATCTCTTCTTTTACAAATCAATATATCTATCATTCTCTTGTCAGTGACCATGAAAGTGTTAGAGAAAGCAGAAAGGATCTTGCAAAAAAGAAGCCTTTTGCTAATCGTGCTTCCGTTCTCCTAGATACACAACTATCAGGTGACTTTTGTACAACTCAGCGTTCTACAAAATCAAAGATGAATATTTGGCAATTGCTTCTTTCTTTTCAAGTCATACACGAAGCCTATATTGGTGGCTTCCGTTCGATTGGATTTGTCACTCCCTATAGAGCACAGGCTATGTTAATGGAGACATTATTAAGGGAGCTATATGGAAAGGAACTTCTGAACGCAGACATTATTTCAGCTACCGTCCACCGTTTTCAAGGAAGTGAAAGGGATATCATGGTTTTTGATTCTGTGGATGGATATCCAATGGAAAGGCCAGGAATGCTTCTTGCAGGAAGGGATAGTGAAAGACTGGTAAATGTTGCTATAACTAGAACCAAAGGGAAGTTTGTCCATGTAGCGAATGCTGAATACATTAGGTGCAAAATAAAAGCAGATAAAACGCTTAGGCAGCTGACAGATTACCAGATTGCCAATGACCAAGCTCTCGAAATACATGAAATCGGAAAATGGATACAACATCAGCATCCGAACCTTCAGTGGATGCATGCTAAAAAACTTGAGAGAATGTTTAAGGATATGGAAAATGCCAAGACTTCCATTCTGGTATCAATTCCTGCTGGGGCAATACTTTCGGATGAATGGCATATTTTTTTAAATAAAAAAAGTCATCTTGCAGACATAACATTTATCACTCCATCGAGACCCTTGGGTGTACCCCATTCAAGCTGGATGGAAGCTTCTTTGCCTTTCAGCTTTGTAGTGATTGACAGTAAAATAATGTGGCTGGGAGTGTATTTTGAAGGCATCATAAGGCTGGAGCCGCCTTTTGTCACTTTAAGACTAGAGGCTCCTGCATTCATGGAAGGCTTCTTAAAGGAACTTCCTATATAAAAGAATAGGAGTTTTGAAATACGCTACGCATTTCATCTTTATATTATCATTCACATCATCTCAAAATCTTTTGGATCGCTGACTTAAAGCGTGTATTTTTTAATTTAGGACTTGTTAAATTTCTATGTTGATAACTGCTCTTTTTTCAGCTCATTATTTCAGCTGTGCTAAAAAGGCGTGTGAAACAGCTGTTTTACACGAATGAGCTAAAAAACAACAGAGTTCTCTAACAAAGCCCTATTTTTAATTATCATCAAATAAAAATGGCCTGGAGTTTTTCTCTGGACCATTTTTATTCTTTTGATCATTCTTTTCCGAAAGCATCTTTTAATTGAATAAAAAAATTTCTTTTATAGAGAGATTTCCATAAATTTGCTAATCTCTTTAAAACCCATTCTTTTATATAAATTCATTGCTTTTTGATTATGTGAATATACATTCAGTCTTACAGCACTATACCCTTTATTTCTATATTCTTTTAAAGCTTCCTCCATCAATAATTTGGAGTACCCCCTGCCTCTGTATTGTGCTTTCACATATACATCATTTATCCAGCCAATTTCTTTTCCAGATAAGAAATCAATTGCTTTGTCAATTTGTACCCACCCAATTAGTATGTTTCCATTCATTAAACAAATAAAATAAGCATTATATTTTGCGGAATGTTGATAGGCTTCAATCATTTTTTGCTTATTATCTTCTGAATAGTAATTAGTTGCTTCTTTACGGTTTATACCTGCAAATTCATATATTTCTTTAATTTCTATCTCAGTAGCTTTTTTAAATTGCAACTCCATATTACCACTCCCTTACTCTATAAATATTCTGCTATAGTTTTTATTGAATAAACCATTTGTCCTTTTAATATAGAATACAATAGTTTAATTACATAGAATTACAGTATCTATTATTTTTAGATAATTTTTATGAACTTACAATAAAATATATTATGTAAAAATACACATTTAAATTACTGTACAATTCCCTGAAATCAATTTTTCTCCTTTATTTTTATGTTATTTTGTGGGTACTATTTTCAGCTGTTTTCTTTTCATCATGTTAAATGGAATAACCGCATATTATATAGGTGAAAGTAAATGGAGGTGACCTCATGGCGGTTGTTCAAGCTAGGCAATCAGATATCGCGCTTTTAGCAAGACTGCTCCGGGCAGAAGCAGAAGGTGAAGGAACATTAGGCATGCAGCTTGTCGGAAATGTTGGAATAAATCGGATAAGGGCAAATTGTTCTGACTTTAAAGGGCTTCGGACCATTCCTCAAATGGTTTTTCAACCACATGCTTTTGAAGCAGTAATCCATGGGTATTTTTATCAAAGAGCGAGAGAGAGTGAAAAAAGGCTGGCACGCAAGGCTGTAAATGGATATTATCACTGGCCAGCCAAATACAGCCTTTGGTATTTTAAACCGCCGGGAAATTGCCCTTCAAAATGGTATAATCAGCCCTTTGTCGGACGCTATAAACTTCATTGCTTTTTTCAGCCAACTGCGGAAACGTGTCAAAATGTTTATAATACCTTTTAAAGAAGCTTTTCGTTGTTTTTATTTAGGCTCAACTTTGTTGCTATTTGTGCACAAAAACAGATGTAACACTTGGATCAATATGCAAGCGAATGAATAATAGATGAAGAGATGCCTCGATGCCTGATTAAATAAGGATTTGTCCATTATACTAAAAGTAAGCGATCAATGGGAAAACAGCGTTTTTTCACCTCAATAATCTTGTGATAAAGGGATGAGTCTGATACGATTAATTAATGAATAGAATTTCAGTTTTCTAGGGTTCCGTGAA is a genomic window containing:
- a CDS encoding DEAD/DEAH box helicase, translating into MNRKINYIKDWQKSLQLEIMHLKTKGSTKYLVKNGRLAANDEVFTYYFESNFPVRIPAGSAIRVEWGSANIAGRILSSEGDGVILSINQTLGDKVSQAFILHDPWELLEQLIMRLDEIKKSKQKRIRVKRLMYPTMEPKHPTIAFKSAAHELRVRSKYNPITYVWGPPGTGKTYTLARAAANHYFLHKKVLILSHSNQAVDVLMAELAGFLKRKKRFIEGDILRYGFTGGEGLVHHEDITITQLIEHQHPSLSKNKKILEYERQLLKKDLSLSFSRRDTEELLEVEGKLTSVMEKVRQKELKFVKNALVVGATLAKAASDPAIYESQFDIVILDEASMAYVPQAAFAASLGKHTIICGDFKQLSPIASSNHPLVNQWLREDIFHSAGIINSVANGHLHPHLFLLNEQRRMHPDISSFTNQYIYHSLVSDHESVRESRKDLAKKKPFANRASVLLDTQLSGDFCTTQRSTKSKMNIWQLLLSFQVIHEAYIGGFRSIGFVTPYRAQAMLMETLLRELYGKELLNADIISATVHRFQGSERDIMVFDSVDGYPMERPGMLLAGRDSERLVNVAITRTKGKFVHVANAEYIRCKIKADKTLRQLTDYQIANDQALEIHEIGKWIQHQHPNLQWMHAKKLERMFKDMENAKTSILVSIPAGAILSDEWHIFLNKKSHLADITFITPSRPLGVPHSSWMEASLPFSFVVIDSKIMWLGVYFEGIIRLEPPFVTLRLEAPAFMEGFLKELPI
- a CDS encoding GNAT family N-acetyltransferase → MELQFKKATEIEIKEIYEFAGINRKEATNYYSEDNKQKMIEAYQHSAKYNAYFICLMNGNILIGWVQIDKAIDFLSGKEIGWINDVYVKAQYRGRGYSKLLMEEALKEYRNKGYSAVRLNVYSHNQKAMNLYKRMGFKEISKFMEISL
- a CDS encoding cell wall hydrolase, with the protein product MAVVQARQSDIALLARLLRAEAEGEGTLGMQLVGNVGINRIRANCSDFKGLRTIPQMVFQPHAFEAVIHGYFYQRARESEKRLARKAVNGYYHWPAKYSLWYFKPPGNCPSKWYNQPFVGRYKLHCFFQPTAETCQNVYNTF